Within the Ochrobactrum sp. Marseille-Q0166 genome, the region TGCAGCCGGTGCTGGTGCGAGCTTAACAGGCGCTTCCTTGATGGTCAGCTTGTTACGCGTCACGCGTTCAACGGCGCGCAGCTTCGAATCTTCTGTTGCCTGATCGTAAAGCGTAATCGAAGCGCCGCTTGCGCCGTTACGGCCGGTACGGCCAATACGGTGCACGTAGGTTTCAGGTTCATCCGGCAGATCGTAATTGACAACGTGGCTGATGCCCGGAACGTCAATACCGCGTGCGGCGATGTCGGTTGCAACCAGAATGCGCAATGTGCCATCGCGGAAGCCGTTCAGCGCGCGCTGACGGGCATTCTGCGATTTATTGCCATGGATCGCAGCAACGTCAAAGCCATCACGTTCGAGATGACGAACGACCGCATCCGCTCCATGCTTGGTACGGGTGAAGACGATAACCGACTTCATGCCCTTGTCGCCCAGAAGGCCGGAGAGCAGACGGCGCTTTTCCTTGGTTGGAACAGGATGCACAACCTGCGTGATTTCAGCCGCTGTCGTACCCTGTGGAGCAACTTCAACGCGAATTGGATCGCGAAGCAGGCTCTGTGCGAGCGCTGCGATTTCCTTTGGCATTGTTGCCGAGAAAAGTGCTGTCTGACGGTTCTTGTGTGTGCCCTTGGCAATGCGCTTCACATCATTGATGAAGCCCATGTCGAGCATACGGTCGGCTTCATCGAGAACCAGCCAACGGGTTTCCGACAGGTCAACGCAGTTTTCGCGGACCAGATCGGTCAGACGACCCGGCGTTGCAATAAGAACGTCCACACCACCCTGCATACGCTTGATCTGGCTCAAACGCGATACGCCACCAAGAATAAGGGCGGTGGAGATATGGGCGTGCTTGGCAACAGTGCGGATTGTTTCTTCAATCTGCACGGCCAATTCGCGAGTTGGTGCAAGGATCAGCGCGCGCGCGGTTTTGCCCTTGCGCTTGTCACCAAGTGCAATGATTTTCTGCAGGATCGGCAGGCTGAATGCAGCAGTTTTGCCAGAGCCGGTCTGTGCAATACCCAGAATGTCGCGGCCTTCCAGCTGATGCGGGATAGCCTGCGTCTGGATCGGCTTTGGCTCGGTCATGCCAGCGGCTTCAACGCCTTTGAGTAGCACGCCAGTAACGCCAAGAGCGGCAAAGCCGCCGATGTTTTCAGCTGCGTTCTCGCCAATATTTTCAGTAGTCAATTTAAACTCTTTCGGCGGCACCGCATAGTTGCGGTCCGCTTTAAAACTTCGGGCAAGCGCAACTTGCCGAACGGAATATCTTGGATGTACGACGGGACGCCGGAAAACTCCGGTCGACTTGCGCTGCCGTGCCCGAAACCAGTCGGGTCTCCCCTGCTATCAGACCATTCTGACTGCAAGAGGCGAGACGCAACAAGTCCGATTCCGGGAAGGCTGAAATTGTTCAGCCCATGCGCCTGAGGCCCCATATGGGGTATTATGCCCCAAAAAGCAAATGAATTTTGCCTTTAGGTCTATCAGATGATGAAGTCGGCAAGCACCTGATTGTCGGTAATGTCCTGATAGGCCCAGCCCGCATCTGCAAATTTCTTTTCCAGAATTTTGAAGTTTGCAGCGTCCTTGGTTTCAATACCTATCAGCACAGAACCAAAATTACGTGCAGACTTTTTAAGATATTCAAAGCGTGCAACGTCGTCTTCCGGTCCAAGCAGGTCGAGGAATGAACGCAGCGCTCCGGGACGCTGCGGGAAGCGGAAGATGAAATATTTCTTGAGACCTTCATAGCGAAGTGCTCTTTCTTTCACGTCTGGCAAACGTTCAAAATCGAAATTGCCGCCAGATACGACGATGACAATGCGCTTGCCTTTGAGTTCGCTTTTCTTGAAATCCTTGAGGGCATCAATGCCGAGTGCGCCGGCAGGCTCAAGCACGACGCCTTCAATATTCAGCATTTCGACGATGGTTGAACAGAGACGATTTTCTGGAACTGTTATGACAATATTCTTGTCGAAGCCTTTGAGAAGTTTGAAGTTTTCTTTGCCGATCTCTGCGACGGCTGCACCATCAACAAAATTATCGACTTGGCTAAGCTTGATACGCTTGTCTGCTTCAAGGCTGCCCTTAAGGCTCGCAGCACCCTGTGGCTCGATAAAGCGATAGGCAGTCTTCGAGCCCAGAGCACTGAAATATTGCGTCACGCCGCCCGAAAGGCCGCCACCGCCAACCGGCAGAAAGACAAAATCCGGCTTCTTGCCATTCGGTAGCTGGCGTTCGATTTCGAGCGCAACAGTCGCCTGCCCCTCGATAATGCCTGCATGGTCAAATGGCGGCACCATCACGCCCTTGTTTGCCTCTGCATATTCTTGCGATGCAGCATAGCAAACATCGAAAATATCGCCGACGAGCTTAATTTCGATAAATTCTGCACCAAAAGCGCGGGTCTTGTCGATTTTCTGTTGCGGCGTCGTAACAGGCATGAACACCACACCCTTGCGACCAAAGTGTCGACAGGCGAAGGCAAAACCCTGCGCGTGATTGCCAGCAGATGCGCAAACGAAGACAGCATTTTCATCAGCAGTTTTTACCGCACGCGAAATGAAGTTGAAGGCACCACGTATTTTATATGAGCGAACTGGTGTCAGATCTTCGCGCTTGAGCCAAATCTCCGCGCCGTATTTCCGTGAAAGATAGTCATTGAGCTGCAAAGGTGTCTCTGGGAAGAGCGCACGCATGGCGGCTTCAGCTTGAGCTACGGCTTTAACGAAGGCGTTCATTGTTCAGCTTTCTGCTTTTTCTCAGGTATTCGCGCATGGCTACATGGCTTTGAGAGTGCAAACAAGCTTGAAACGATAAACATGAGTATAATTATCGTGTTTCATCAAGGGAGATGAGTGGTGCGGTCGGCGGGACTTGAACCCGCAAGCCTAAAAGGCGACGGATTTTAAGTCCGTTGCGTATACCAATTTCGCCACGACCGCAGCTGAGCATTTCTATGTCATGATTTGTGAAGCAAATTCAAGCTGTTTCGAGCAATTGTAACAACTGGTTTTTTTGCCAGTGGAAAAGATTTGAAAAATAACCCGCAACATTTTTATTGAATAAAAGTTATTTTGAAAACAAACAGTATCACGCGGGGAGCTTCCCTTTGAAAAACGCAGAAAACCAGTTGCAGCATTCATCTGCCGGGGATTAACTGTGCATACACAGAATGGAGTCTGGGCATGACGACTACCTCGCAGCAGGCCGTTACGGCTGCAATGCTTGCAATCGGCGATGAACTTCTCTCTGGACGCACCAAGGATAAGAATATTGGCCATCTGGCCGATGTTCTTACAGCGGCAGGCATTGATCTTAAAGAAGTCCGTATTGTAGCTGACGATGAAGATGCGATTGTTTCAGCGCTCAATGCGTTGCGTTCAGGCTATGATTATGTTTTCACGTCGGGCGGTATCGGTCCTACACATGATGATATTACTGCAGACGCCGTATCACGCGCTTTTGAAGTGCCATGCATCTATGATGAAAAGGCGATGAAGCTTCTGGGCGACAATTATGCCAGGCGTAATCTCGAGTTCACGGAAACTCGCAAACGTATGGCACGGATGCCTGAGGGCTCGGAACATATCGATAATCCGGTGTCCACGGCACCCGGCTTCCATATCGGTAATGTCTATGTGATGGCCGGAGTGCCGTCTGTCTTTCAGGCCATGCTGGATAATATTCTTCCGTCGCTGAAAACCGGGCGAAAACTCTTGTCGAAAGCAGTTCATTGTCCGTTTGGCGAAGGCGTAATTGGAGCACCGCTCACAAAGATCCAGAATGAAAACCCGGACACAATCATCGGATCTTACCCGAAGTTTGAAAATGGCAGGTTCAGCACAGAACTGGTTGTCCGTGGCAGCGATGAAGCGAAAATCGATGTAGCCGTGGTCGCAATCGAAGTGATGATAACAAGATTACAAGCGCAAGGTTCGGCTTAAAATTTCACCTGAGCTTGAACCACATGTCATGTTAAAATGAGAGTATAGCCGGAAGGAGAACTGATATGTCCTACAAAACGGTCGTAGCCTATTCCCGCAGTGAAGCCGAGTTAAAGCGGGTTTTGTCGGCAGTTGCTCTTCTGACGCGCAAAACGCCTGATATTCAT harbors:
- the ilvA gene encoding threonine ammonia-lyase IlvA, with protein sequence MNAFVKAVAQAEAAMRALFPETPLQLNDYLSRKYGAEIWLKREDLTPVRSYKIRGAFNFISRAVKTADENAVFVCASAGNHAQGFAFACRHFGRKGVVFMPVTTPQQKIDKTRAFGAEFIEIKLVGDIFDVCYAASQEYAEANKGVMVPPFDHAGIIEGQATVALEIERQLPNGKKPDFVFLPVGGGGLSGGVTQYFSALGSKTAYRFIEPQGAASLKGSLEADKRIKLSQVDNFVDGAAVAEIGKENFKLLKGFDKNIVITVPENRLCSTIVEMLNIEGVVLEPAGALGIDALKDFKKSELKGKRIVIVVSGGNFDFERLPDVKERALRYEGLKKYFIFRFPQRPGALRSFLDLLGPEDDVARFEYLKKSARNFGSVLIGIETKDAANFKILEKKFADAGWAYQDITDNQVLADFII
- a CDS encoding competence/damage-inducible protein A gives rise to the protein MTTTSQQAVTAAMLAIGDELLSGRTKDKNIGHLADVLTAAGIDLKEVRIVADDEDAIVSALNALRSGYDYVFTSGGIGPTHDDITADAVSRAFEVPCIYDEKAMKLLGDNYARRNLEFTETRKRMARMPEGSEHIDNPVSTAPGFHIGNVYVMAGVPSVFQAMLDNILPSLKTGRKLLSKAVHCPFGEGVIGAPLTKIQNENPDTIIGSYPKFENGRFSTELVVRGSDEAKIDVAVVAIEVMITRLQAQGSA